CAAGGCGGCGGCGTGAGGCCGGAACACATCTGAAGACACCTGCCGGTGGCGCCCCCAGCGCCGCCGGTTTTACGCGTTCGACTTCAAATCATAATCCAGAGGCGAACATGACCAAGCTCATCGACCAGCTCACCGGCGCGCCCTCCCGCCGTGCGATCCTCGCCGGCCTCGGCGCGGGCGCCGCCGCTCTCTCTTTGCCCGGCCTTGCCCGCGCGCAGGACAAGACCCTCGTCGTCTCCAACTGGGGCGGCGACTGGAACGAACGCACCATCAAGTTCGTGGAAGCCCCGCTCGTGGAGAGCCAGGGCATCAAGATCGTCCGCGACCTCGGCATGGAGCCCGAGCGCAAGGCGAAGCTGATCGCCGAGAAGCGCCTGCGTCGCGGCACCATCGACGTCATCCACATCAACGAGGGCGACAGCGTCGAGCTTTACGGGCAGGAGGTGATCGAGAACATCGACTTCTCCAAGGTCCCCAATTACGCGAACGTGGTGCCGGCGCTGAAGTCCAAGCCCTTCTTCGTGCCGTGGCTCTACAGCGGCGTGACCATCATCTACAACAAGGACAAGGTGCCGAACCCGCCCAAGTCCTATGCCGAGCTGTGGGACAAGAAATGGGCCGGGAAGATCGGCCTCACCAACCAGCTTTATTTCAACTACATCATGATGGCCGGCCTGATTAAGGGCGGCAGCGTCACCAATACCGAGGAGGGCAAGGCGCGCCTCATCGAGTTGAAGGAACTGACCCAGCCGCGCATCTACGCCGCCCACCAGCAGCTCGGCGCGGGCCTCGTCAATGGCGAAGTGGACATTGCGGTGAACTACAAGGCGCGCGGCCTGCAATGGGCCAATGACGGCGCGCCCCTCGCCATCGGCTACCCGTCCGAAGGCGCCATCGCGGTGATGTTCGGCGCGGCGCTGCCGAAGAAGGCGCCGAGCCCCGAGTTGTCCTTGATCTATTTCAACGCCATGCTGGACCCGAAGGCCATGGCCGGCCTTGCCGGCGCGAGCTTCTACGCACCGGCCAACGGCAAGGCGGAGCTGTCCCCCGAACTCAAGGCGAAGGTGGACTTCACCGCCGCCGAGGCCGCCGCGCTGAAGTTCCCCGATTACGCGCACGTGGCCAAGAATACGGCGGAATGGCTGGAGTGGTGGAACAAGAACATCGCCCGCTGAGCGAGGCTCCCATGACCTCCTCCGCAAGCTCCGGCGCCACCGCGCCGGCGGCGACGGCATCCCCGCCCGCCCCACGCGGGCGGGAGGGGCGGCGCCTCGCCCCCGCCTATGGCCTCACGGCACCAGCCACGATCTTCGTGCTGCTGGCGCTGATGGGGCCTTTGGCGCTGATGTTCCGCTATTCACTGAACCGGTTCGTGCCGGGTCAGATGATGGTGGAGGCGCTGACGCTGGACAATTACGCCCGCTTCTTCGCCGACAGCTTCTATCAGGAGGTGCTCGGCACCACCCTGTGGATCTCCGCCCTCTCCACCCTCCTCTGCCTGGTGGCGGGCTTCCCGGTCGCCTACTTTCTCGTGCGGCAGGCGAGCGACAAGTGGAAGGGCCGGCTCCTCCTGCTCATCGTGCTGCCGCTGCTCATGGGCAATGCGGTGCGCACGGCGGCGTGGATGGTCATCCTCGGCGACAAGGGGCTGTTCAACGCGGTGATCGAGACCGTCGGCCTGTCGCCGGTGAAGCTGATGTACACGCCAACCGCCGTCGTCATCGGCCTCGTCTCGGTGCTGCTGCCCTTCATGATCGTGACGCTCCAGAGCGTCATCGAGGGCATCGACGCCAATCTTGAATCCGCCGCCCAGTCGCTCGGCGCCTCGCATCTCACCGTACTGTGGCGCGTGGTCCTGCCGCTCGCTCTGCCCGGCATCCTGGCGGGGACGATGCTCTGCTTCATCCTCTCCATGAATGCCTATGCGACGCCGGTGCTCATCGGCGGCCCGACGTTTCACATGATGGCGCCCACCGTCTACCAGCAGGTGGCCAAGGCCATGAACTGGCCGTTCGGCGCGGCGCTCGCCTTCGTGCTGATGGCGGTGACGCTCGTGCTCACCACCACCGCCAACGTCCTGGTGCAGCGCCGCTACCGGCGCTGGAGCGAGTGAGGCACCGATGGGACTTCTCGCCGTCAACCGCATCTATGCCGCCATCACCGCCCTCGTGCTCGCCTTCGTGGTGCTGCCGCTGGGCGCGGTGATCTGGGTCAGCTTCTTCGCCAACCGCATCCTCTCCTTCCCGGCCACCGGCTACACGCTCGACTGGTACGCCCGGGCGTGGGAGCTCGACGCCTTCCGCAACGGCTTCATCACCAGCGTGGAGACGGCACTGGTGGCGGTCGCCCTCTCGCTGGTGCTCGGCGTGCCGGCCAGCCTCGCGCTGGTGCGCTACCGCTTCCCCGGCCGCGACGCCATCCAGACCCTGCTCCTCTCGCCCATGGTGGTGCCGGGCATCGTCGGCGGTGCCGCGCTGTTCATGGCCTTCATCGAGCTGGAAATCCTGCTGGACGTGGACATCTCCGGTACCCTGCCGGGCCTGTTCGTCGCCCACGGCCTCATCGCGCTGCCGTGGACGGTGCGCCTCGTCACCGCCTCGCTGGTGGGGATGAGCCCGTCCTACGAAGAAGCGGCGCAGTCTTTGGGGGCGGGGCGCCTCACCACCTTCTTCCGCGTGACGCTGCCCATCATCAAGCCGGGCATCGTGGCGGCGGCATTGTTCTCCTTCGTCATCTCCTTCATCGATCTGGAGAAGTCGATCTTCCTCGTGGGGCCGGGGCGCTCCACGCTGCAGATCGCGCTCGTTTCCTATCTCGAATGGAATCTGGATTCGACGGTGGCGGCGGTGGCCACCGTGCAGATCCTCATCATCGGCGTGCTGCTCCTCGTATCGGACCGCTACGCCCGCCTCTCCCGCGCCTTCTGAGGAGCGAGCCACATGTCCGATGTCGTGCTGCAATCCATCGTCAAGCGCTACGACGCCATGACCGCCGTGGACCACGTATCCCTCACCATCGGCGAGGGCGAGCTGGTGGCGCTGCTCGGCCCCTCGGGCTGCGGCAAGACCACGACGCTGCGCATGGTGGGCGGCTTCATCCCCGTCACCGAGGGGCGAATTCTCGTGGGGGGCCGCGACCTCACCCACCTGCCGCCGAACAAGCGCAACATGGGCTTCGGCTTCCAGAACTATGCGCTGTTCCCGCACATGAGCGTCGCCGAGAACGTCGCCTTCGGTCTGGAGATGCGCAAGCTTCCCAAGGCCGAAATCGCGGCGAAGGTGAAGACGGCGCTGGACCGGGTGAAGCTCTCCCACCTCGCCGAGCGCCTGCCCAAGCAGCTCTCCGGCGGCCAGCAGCAGCGCGTGGCGTTGGCCCGCGCGCTCGTCATCGAGCCGGACGTGCTGCTGCTGGACGAGCCGCTCTCCAACCTCGACGCCCAGTTGCGCCACGAGATGAAGACCGAGATCCGCACCCTGCAGCAGCAGCTCGGCATCACCACCATCTTCGTCACCCACGACCAGGACGAGGCGCTGTCGGTGGCCGACCGCGTGGTGCTCATGCGCAACGGCAGGATCGAGCAGCAGGGCGCGCCGGACGATCTCTTCGGCCGCCCCGCCTCACGCTTCGCCGCCGAGTTCATGGGCGTGACGAACCTTCTGCCCGGCGAGCTTGTCGGCGTCGGCCGCTTCCGGCTGGCGAGCGGGGAGGAGGTACGCGTCGATCCGGTGGGCGTCTCCGGCGATCTTTCCCTCGCGGTGCGGCCGGAGCGGCTGATTCTCGACGGCACGGAGGACAACCATAACGCCCTTCCAGCCGTGGTGGAGCTTGCCACCTATCGCGGCCTCGTCATCGACTATCGCGTCGCCACCGCCTCCGGCATCGTCCTCATCGCCCGCCGCCCCTCGCCCGCCGTGGGCGGCCCCGCCCCGCTCCAGCCCGGCCAGCCAGTCCGCGTCTCCTGGCATCCCGACGCCGGCACGCTCGTGGCAGCCTGAGCCTTCCCGAAATCCGTTTCCAATAAAGGGGTAAACCCGGTGTCCGACCTTCACGACAAGCTCATCGTCATCGACGGGCTCATCATCTCCGACTTCTCCCGCCCGGTGTTCGAGGACATGCGCAAGGGCGGCCTCACCGCCGCCAACTGCACCTGCTCCATCTGGGACAACTTCACCGAGACGATGCGCAACATCGCCAAGTGGAAGAAGGATTTCGCGGCCAATGCGGACCTGATCTCTCAGGTCTACACCACCCAAGACATCCTGAAGGCGAAGGAAGAGGGCAAGACCGGTATCATCCTCGGCTGGCAGAACACCACCGCCATCGAAGATCACCTCGAATATCTCGAGCTGTTTCACGAGCTCGGCGTGCGCATCATCCAGATGACCTACAATACCCAGAACTGGGTGGGCTCCGGCTGCTACGAGAGCCGCGACAGCGGCCTCTCCGATTTCGGCCGCGACGTGGTGGCGGAGATGAACCGCCTCGGCATCCTGTGCGATCTCTCCCACGTTGGCCCGAAGACGTCGGAAGACACCATCCTCGCCTCGAAGCAGCGCGTCGCCTATTCCCACTGCCTGCCGGCCGGCCTCAAGGCCCATCCGCGCAACAAGACCGACGAGCAGCTGCGCTTCATCGCCGACAAGGGCGGCTTCATCGGCGTGACCATGTTCCCGCCCTTCCTGAAGAAGGGGCCGGCCTCCACCGTCGCCGATTATGTGGAGGCGATGGAATACGTGATCGACATTGCCGGCGAGGACATGGTGGGCGTCGGCACCGACTTCACCCAGGGCTACGGCAAGCCCTTCTTCGACTGGATCACTCACGACAAGGGCACCGGCCGCAAGCTCACCGACTTCGGGGAGGTCATCAATCCGGAAGGCTTCCGTGTGATCGGCGACTTCCCCAACCTCACCGCGGCGATGGAAAAGCGCGGCTGGTCCACCGCGCGCATCGAGAAGGTGATGGGTGGAAACTGGCTGCAGTTGCTCAAGGATGTGTGGGGGAAGTGAGAGGAAGTCGCCCTTTGACTTTGCTCGCAGCAATGCCTTGAAAGGCTGTCATCCCCCGACTCGTCCGGGGGATCCACTTCGCCGCCGCCTGATGCAGGCAACGAAGCGCCGCCCTCTCGGCACGGTGGATGCCCCGGACAAGCCGGGGCATGACGGCTCATACTTCACCGGGAAGGCCCCAGATGGCGAAGCCTGAAATCGAGATCGACGTGGACGAGGCGACCGGCCGCTGGTTCGCGGACAAGATGCCCATGATTCTGGTGCCCCAGCACTTCTACAACAACAACCACTTCGCCATCGAGGCGGCGCTGGGCGCGGAGGCGTTCGACGCGGCGCTGGCGCCTGCCGGGCGGCTCTCGGCCTTCGTGTGGTGCGAGCGGCAGGCGGAGGTCTATGGCCTGACCGGCCCCGACGTGTTCGCGCATTACATGAAGCGGCTGTCTCAGCGCGGATGGGGCCGCTTCACCATCCTCGCCCTCGATCCGGCGGCGGGGACGGGGACGATCCGGCTCGATCATTCCTCCTTCGTCACCGATGCGACGAAGGGCGCGGGCCGCAAGCTCTGCTACATGTTCGCGCCGTGGCTGGCCGGGGCGCTGGAATTCGTGTGCGAACAGGCGGGCGCGCCGCGCCGGCTTGAGGCGCGCGAGGTGCAGTGCGCCGCCGAGGGCTTCGACCACTGCCTGTTCGAGGTGACGCCGGCCCCCTGAGCCGGACGCGCACAAAAAAGCCGGGCGGCGCGCATCTTGCGGCCGCCCGGCTTTTCTTTGGCTCGATCAGTAGTTGATGGTGGTGCGCACGCCGAACACAGCGGCATTCTTCACGGTGGTCAGGCCGAACGGATCGTTCGGGTTCAGCACGCCGCCGCCCGGGTTCCAGATGTACTGGAAGTCGGGCTGGATGGTCCATCCCGGCATCACCTGCGCCGAATAGGTCACTTCCAGAACGGTCTCGCTGCTGCGGATGGGGTAGTAGCTGCCGTTGTAGATGCCGGTGTAGAAATCGGCCTGCTGGGCGGCATTCGTCACCCGCGCATTGCCGAAGGCGACGCCGAAGGCATCGTCCTCGCGACCGGGGATCACGCCCTTGAAGGTGACGCCACCGTCCCAGTAGAAGCCGATCTGGTTCTGCGCGCTGGGCGCCGCGGTGACGCGGCCGAACACGCTGATGCCCTTGTCCTTCGTGCCGGGCATCCGCCAGATCATCTGGTCGATGATGGCGTAGAAGGCGTAGTCACCCTGGATCTGGTTCGGCAGGCCGATGGACGCCGGGTTCACGAGCGGCACGCCGAAGATGTCGTAGACCTGATCGTCGAACGAGTTGGAATTGTACCAGCCGCCGACCTTGATGGTGCCGGGCAGCCACGGGGCATTGTCCGCGCTGTTGTAGCTGTAGGCCACTTCGCCGATCAGGAAAACGCCCTCATCGACGATGAAGTTCAGGCCATACTTGTTCTCTTCCTGGGGGTCGCCGCAGCAAGGCGCGGGATTGCCGTTGAAGAGGCCGAGCATGACGGTCCATTCGTCATTCGCCACCCACTTCAGCCGCACGCCGGGGGTCGCCAGCGGATAGGCCGGGCCGCTGCTGGGCAGATCGGCGGCGAACAGGGCCGGCCAGCCGAAGGTGGAGTTCAGGAACAGGCCGCCGTTCTCGCTGATGGCGAACTCCGAATCGGCGGAGAGCTGGCCGAAGCGAACGCTCGACTTGCCGTCGGCGAAGGTCTGCTCGATGTAGAGTTCGAACAGGCGGGTGCTCGAGAGGGCGTCCACATTGCTGACGCCCATGATGTTGCCGAGATACTGGCCGGAGAAGCCCGAGCCCTGGATCTGCAGCGCGCTGACGTGGAAGGTCGCGCCTTTCCAGTTGAACAGCTTTTCGAGATCGGCATCGAGCGAGAACTGGAAGCGGCCGTTGTAGGCGGTGCCGGTGCCGAGGCCGCCGTCCACGTTGCGCCAGAGCTCGCCGATATAGTTCACGCCCACCTTGATGCCGGCCGCCTCCAGCTTGGGACGGTAGCCGCCCCAATCTCCGAGCCAGCCGAGTTGCGGGGCGATGGAGGGCTCCGCCTCCTCTTCCTCGGCCGCCGGTTCGGCGGGAGCCTTGGTGGCGACGTCGGCGGCGTGCGCCACATTCAGCAAGGGGGCGCCGAGCAGCGCACCAGCCGCGACACCGGCGAGAAGATAGCGGGCGAGAAGGGACCGGGTGCCCGGAAGGCTCCCGCGGCTACGGAGGGCGGCGGTCCGAAGCACGGTATCCAACATCTCGAAATCCCCCAGCAGGCAGGTGGTGCGCAGACGCACAACAGCGGCCCGACCGCGACTGTGCGACTACCATTTTACAGCGCGACGCCTGAGGCTGAAAAAGCCTGCAAATCGCCGCGAACAAGGCCGGATTGGGGGCATGCGGCCCCGCTTTGTCAATCTGCCGGGACCCTTATTGATATAGAATATCTCTAAACTAGCGGTATGGAAATGACGCCTCCCGCGCCTCTGCCCGGCAGAAAAACATCGACGGAATCTGTGCTTAGATCGCCGGATCGTGCTGCCGACCACGCCCGCGCGCATCGTCACTGGCTACCTGCCAGCGATGGATCGGCGCAAGATGTGGTAAGTTTGCAACGCGCGATGGCCCGGTGCCGATAGGGCAAGAAAGAGGGGCGCCATGACCGACGCCACATTCCTGCTGATCATCAATTGCGCCATCGGCCTCACCTTCGCGGCGGCGTTTCTGGGCACGAGCTGGCGCTCCTCCACCAGGCTCGGCCGCTGGTGCGCTGCCGCCTTTGTCTGCGCCGCCGCCACCGTAACCATCGAGGCGCTGGCGCGGGAGCTTCC
The nucleotide sequence above comes from Xanthobacter flavus. Encoded proteins:
- a CDS encoding carbohydrate porin, which codes for MLDTVLRTAALRSRGSLPGTRSLLARYLLAGVAAGALLGAPLLNVAHAADVATKAPAEPAAEEEEAEPSIAPQLGWLGDWGGYRPKLEAAGIKVGVNYIGELWRNVDGGLGTGTAYNGRFQFSLDADLEKLFNWKGATFHVSALQIQGSGFSGQYLGNIMGVSNVDALSSTRLFELYIEQTFADGKSSVRFGQLSADSEFAISENGGLFLNSTFGWPALFAADLPSSGPAYPLATPGVRLKWVANDEWTVMLGLFNGNPAPCCGDPQEENKYGLNFIVDEGVFLIGEVAYSYNSADNAPWLPGTIKVGGWYNSNSFDDQVYDIFGVPLVNPASIGLPNQIQGDYAFYAIIDQMIWRMPGTKDKGISVFGRVTAAPSAQNQIGFYWDGGVTFKGVIPGREDDAFGVAFGNARVTNAAQQADFYTGIYNGSYYPIRSSETVLEVTYSAQVMPGWTIQPDFQYIWNPGGGVLNPNDPFGLTTVKNAAVFGVRTTINY
- a CDS encoding ABC transporter permease, with protein sequence MGLLAVNRIYAAITALVLAFVVLPLGAVIWVSFFANRILSFPATGYTLDWYARAWELDAFRNGFITSVETALVAVALSLVLGVPASLALVRYRFPGRDAIQTLLLSPMVVPGIVGGAALFMAFIELEILLDVDISGTLPGLFVAHGLIALPWTVRLVTASLVGMSPSYEEAAQSLGAGRLTTFFRVTLPIIKPGIVAAALFSFVISFIDLEKSIFLVGPGRSTLQIALVSYLEWNLDSTVAAVATVQILIIGVLLLVSDRYARLSRAF
- a CDS encoding ABC transporter substrate-binding protein, which produces MTKLIDQLTGAPSRRAILAGLGAGAAALSLPGLARAQDKTLVVSNWGGDWNERTIKFVEAPLVESQGIKIVRDLGMEPERKAKLIAEKRLRRGTIDVIHINEGDSVELYGQEVIENIDFSKVPNYANVVPALKSKPFFVPWLYSGVTIIYNKDKVPNPPKSYAELWDKKWAGKIGLTNQLYFNYIMMAGLIKGGSVTNTEEGKARLIELKELTQPRIYAAHQQLGAGLVNGEVDIAVNYKARGLQWANDGAPLAIGYPSEGAIAVMFGAALPKKAPSPELSLIYFNAMLDPKAMAGLAGASFYAPANGKAELSPELKAKVDFTAAEAAALKFPDYAHVAKNTAEWLEWWNKNIAR
- a CDS encoding ABC transporter permease, producing the protein MTSSASSGATAPAATASPPAPRGREGRRLAPAYGLTAPATIFVLLALMGPLALMFRYSLNRFVPGQMMVEALTLDNYARFFADSFYQEVLGTTLWISALSTLLCLVAGFPVAYFLVRQASDKWKGRLLLLIVLPLLMGNAVRTAAWMVILGDKGLFNAVIETVGLSPVKLMYTPTAVVIGLVSVLLPFMIVTLQSVIEGIDANLESAAQSLGASHLTVLWRVVLPLALPGILAGTMLCFILSMNAYATPVLIGGPTFHMMAPTVYQQVAKAMNWPFGAALAFVLMAVTLVLTTTANVLVQRRYRRWSE
- a CDS encoding 4-vinyl reductase; amino-acid sequence: MAKPEIEIDVDEATGRWFADKMPMILVPQHFYNNNHFAIEAALGAEAFDAALAPAGRLSAFVWCERQAEVYGLTGPDVFAHYMKRLSQRGWGRFTILALDPAAGTGTIRLDHSSFVTDATKGAGRKLCYMFAPWLAGALEFVCEQAGAPRRLEAREVQCAAEGFDHCLFEVTPAP
- a CDS encoding dipeptidase; this encodes MSDLHDKLIVIDGLIISDFSRPVFEDMRKGGLTAANCTCSIWDNFTETMRNIAKWKKDFAANADLISQVYTTQDILKAKEEGKTGIILGWQNTTAIEDHLEYLELFHELGVRIIQMTYNTQNWVGSGCYESRDSGLSDFGRDVVAEMNRLGILCDLSHVGPKTSEDTILASKQRVAYSHCLPAGLKAHPRNKTDEQLRFIADKGGFIGVTMFPPFLKKGPASTVADYVEAMEYVIDIAGEDMVGVGTDFTQGYGKPFFDWITHDKGTGRKLTDFGEVINPEGFRVIGDFPNLTAAMEKRGWSTARIEKVMGGNWLQLLKDVWGK
- a CDS encoding ABC transporter ATP-binding protein; this encodes MSDVVLQSIVKRYDAMTAVDHVSLTIGEGELVALLGPSGCGKTTTLRMVGGFIPVTEGRILVGGRDLTHLPPNKRNMGFGFQNYALFPHMSVAENVAFGLEMRKLPKAEIAAKVKTALDRVKLSHLAERLPKQLSGGQQQRVALARALVIEPDVLLLDEPLSNLDAQLRHEMKTEIRTLQQQLGITTIFVTHDQDEALSVADRVVLMRNGRIEQQGAPDDLFGRPASRFAAEFMGVTNLLPGELVGVGRFRLASGEEVRVDPVGVSGDLSLAVRPERLILDGTEDNHNALPAVVELATYRGLVIDYRVATASGIVLIARRPSPAVGGPAPLQPGQPVRVSWHPDAGTLVAA